The DNA sequence CGCCCACGGCCGGTGCGCCACGCAATAACCCCAGGCCCCAGGGACCGGTGTGCAGAATATCTTTGGCGAAAATCGGCAGCAGCGCCGTTGCGCCGCCCAGCAAAACGGCAAAAAGGTCTAAAGAGATCACGCCTAATACATCGGGACGGTTGCGAATAAACCGTACGCCGGCAAAGACGCTGGCGAACGTTGCCGGCGTGCGGGCCGGCGGTGCCTGCTCATAGCGCAGCAGGCTGACCATCACCACGGAGATCAGATAAAGCAGTCCGGTGACGATATAAACCGCACCCGGCCCCGCCACGTAGAGGAAACCGCCCAGCGCCGGGCCGAGCATTGAGGCAGTCTGCATGGACGCCGCGTTAGCTGCCGTGGCGCGCGCCAGCATGCGTGGAGGGACTAACGCGGGCAGCATCGACTGAAGCGCGGGCGCTTCCAGCGTACGGGCAATGGAGAGGATAAAGATCAGGCCGAGGATGACCAACTCGTCGGTTCTGTGCATCAGCGTCAGGGCTGCCAGCACCACAATCGCCAGCCATTCGGTTAACTGACCGAACAGCACCACACGGCGACGATCGAACTGGTCAGCGACGTGTCCAGCGGGCAGCGCGAGCAGCACGGCGGGGAGGAACTGCGCCAGGCCAATCAGCCCCAGATCAAACGCCCGGCCGGTTATGGCGTAAATTTGCCAGCCCACCGCAATCGACAACATCTGAAAACCAAAGCTGGAGCTGGTGCGCGCCAGCCAGAACGCCACAAAAGAGCGGTGCTGAAACAGGGATTCCGTATCCCTGGATGAAGAAGAGTGCATAGCTATTCCCGGATCTTATTTTTTGATAACGCCAGATTGCTCGCGGGTTGTTCAGTTTTG is a window from the Pantoea sp. CCBC3-3-1 genome containing:
- a CDS encoding MFS transporter; translated protein: MHSSSSRDTESLFQHRSFVAFWLARTSSSFGFQMLSIAVGWQIYAITGRAFDLGLIGLAQFLPAVLLALPAGHVADQFDRRRVVLFGQLTEWLAIVVLAALTLMHRTDELVILGLIFILSIARTLEAPALQSMLPALVPPRMLARATAANAASMQTASMLGPALGGFLYVAGPGAVYIVTGLLYLISVVMVSLLRYEQAPPARTPATFASVFAGVRFIRNRPDVLGVISLDLFAVLLGGATALLPIFAKDILHTGPWGLGLLRGAPAVGGLLVGFWLSRRSLERNVGMIMFASVAGFGVATLIFALSKELWLSILALFALGGFDMVSMVIRGSLVQLDTPDEMRGRVSAVNSIFINTSNQLGEFESGMLAAWMGAAPAAALGGIGTLIVVGLWMAWFPSLRRRQRLHNEPVIEDIKAG